Proteins from one Candidatus Polarisedimenticolaceae bacterium genomic window:
- a CDS encoding OmpA family protein, whose protein sequence is MNKTAFSGMVLFALATLLLAAPAAGAADLTCNAVLYPEEEKTDVAFTTTDRAPKAKLSGTVRAQQGQSMIELDWSKLEPALLFGGDANCWVLWTITPDGTAQSLGEIPVRESRSGSATFSSPFKQFAMMVTAEPFPVVRRPSDLVAFVSGPTTSKKAKNSTFSFGGFREGMKRDAESIADLKYDDKTPVDLQQARKAIQLMDRYEAEKYAQAPARDARVALGQADDAYEGRVGKKGDVPELSRRTLSLAAEAVRAAVKQIEAQKAQDTEAARVAELAQKQAETEAEKAARLKTEADLADVQRQRKALEVEVARVKAEREQIQKDRDALAARLSGALGKVSATERTGRGLVVSLSGGILFETGKSALKTEAKVSLAKLAGILLMIPNANIQVEGHTDATGSEETNAKLSLARATSVMEFLEAQGVEKARMSAKGVAAAQPVAPNDTPDGRAKNRRVEIVVPE, encoded by the coding sequence ATGAACAAGACCGCGTTTTCGGGGATGGTTCTCTTCGCTCTGGCCACCCTGCTGCTCGCCGCCCCGGCCGCGGGCGCGGCGGACCTGACATGCAACGCCGTGCTCTACCCCGAAGAGGAGAAAACCGACGTCGCGTTCACGACGACCGACCGGGCTCCGAAAGCCAAGCTGTCCGGAACGGTGCGGGCCCAGCAGGGGCAATCGATGATCGAGTTGGACTGGAGCAAGCTCGAGCCGGCGCTGCTGTTCGGCGGCGACGCGAACTGCTGGGTCCTCTGGACGATCACCCCCGACGGGACCGCCCAGAGCCTCGGCGAGATCCCCGTACGGGAGAGCCGGAGCGGATCCGCCACCTTCTCGTCGCCGTTCAAGCAGTTCGCGATGATGGTGACGGCCGAGCCGTTCCCGGTCGTGCGTCGCCCCTCGGACCTCGTCGCGTTCGTCTCCGGGCCCACGACCTCCAAGAAGGCGAAGAACAGCACCTTCTCCTTCGGAGGGTTCCGCGAGGGCATGAAGCGGGACGCCGAGTCGATCGCGGATCTCAAGTACGACGACAAGACTCCCGTGGACCTGCAGCAGGCCCGGAAGGCGATCCAGCTGATGGACCGCTACGAGGCCGAGAAATACGCGCAGGCCCCCGCCCGCGACGCCCGCGTCGCCCTGGGGCAGGCCGACGACGCGTACGAAGGGCGCGTCGGAAAGAAGGGGGATGTCCCCGAGCTCTCGCGCAGGACCCTCTCCCTCGCCGCCGAGGCGGTGCGCGCGGCCGTGAAGCAGATCGAAGCGCAGAAGGCGCAGGACACGGAAGCGGCGCGCGTGGCCGAGCTCGCGCAGAAGCAGGCCGAAACCGAGGCGGAGAAGGCGGCGCGGCTGAAGACCGAGGCCGACCTCGCCGACGTGCAGCGCCAGCGCAAGGCCCTCGAGGTGGAGGTCGCCCGCGTGAAGGCGGAACGCGAGCAGATCCAGAAGGACCGGGACGCACTCGCGGCGCGGCTCTCGGGCGCCTTGGGCAAGGTCTCGGCGACCGAGCGCACCGGCCGCGGGCTCGTCGTGAGCCTCTCGGGAGGGATCCTCTTCGAGACCGGGAAATCCGCGCTCAAGACCGAAGCCAAGGTCTCGCTCGCGAAGCTCGCAGGGATCCTGCTGATGATCCCGAACGCGAACATCCAGGTCGAAGGGCACACCGACGCGACCGGCTCCGAGGAGACGAACGCGAAGCTCTCGCTCGCCAGGGCGACCTCCGTGATGGAGTTCCTCGAGGCGCAGGGCGTGGAGAAGGCGCGGATGAGCGCGAAGGGCGTCGCCGCCGCGCAGCCCGTGGCGCCCAACGACACCCCCGACGGTCGCGCCAAGAACCGCCGCGTGGAGATCGTGGTTCCCGAGTGA
- a CDS encoding AI-2E family transporter: MRDADSDRFGTERIVRLVIAGLLAYWCFAIFRPFLMPFVWGVVLGVALYPVYAAIERATGGRRKLAATLMAVLSLTVVLVPAVALSESLVDGARFVSSTLDRGELRIPPAPERVAHWPIVGPTIHDTWNLASSNLDGLLERFRPQVKALGLWVVALAKQAVLAGLMTLVALVIAVVLQSRRDTVVKVALDIGARIDGEAGVEVVRLAGRTIGTVAKGVVGVAAIQAALAALGLVVAGIPGAGLWSLLILILAVAQLPPLLVLGPAILYLVATDASMVSIVLFAAWSLVVTVSDGLLKPLLLGRGSDTPVVVILIGAIGGLILHGLIGLFVGAVVFSTGHRLFRRWMEPPADLVLSVPPTP; encoded by the coding sequence ATGCGCGACGCGGATTCCGACCGCTTTGGGACCGAACGGATCGTGCGCCTCGTGATCGCCGGCCTGCTCGCCTACTGGTGCTTCGCGATCTTCCGCCCGTTCCTGATGCCGTTCGTCTGGGGGGTGGTGCTCGGCGTCGCGCTCTACCCGGTCTACGCGGCGATCGAGCGGGCCACCGGAGGGCGACGGAAACTCGCGGCAACGCTGATGGCCGTCCTGAGCCTCACCGTCGTGCTCGTTCCCGCCGTCGCCCTGTCCGAGTCGCTCGTCGACGGCGCGCGGTTCGTCTCGTCGACACTCGACCGGGGCGAGCTCAGGATCCCGCCCGCCCCGGAGCGGGTCGCGCATTGGCCGATCGTCGGTCCGACGATCCACGACACGTGGAACCTCGCCTCGTCGAACCTCGACGGATTGCTGGAGAGGTTCCGTCCCCAGGTGAAAGCGCTCGGACTGTGGGTGGTGGCGCTCGCGAAGCAGGCGGTCCTCGCCGGCCTGATGACGCTCGTCGCGCTGGTGATCGCCGTCGTGCTGCAATCGCGACGCGACACGGTGGTGAAGGTCGCGCTCGACATCGGCGCCCGGATCGACGGCGAGGCGGGGGTCGAGGTCGTCCGCCTGGCGGGACGGACGATCGGGACCGTCGCCAAGGGGGTCGTCGGCGTGGCGGCGATCCAGGCGGCGCTCGCGGCGCTGGGGCTCGTCGTGGCCGGGATTCCCGGCGCCGGCCTGTGGTCGCTGCTGATCCTGATCCTCGCGGTGGCGCAGCTGCCGCCGCTGCTGGTGCTCGGGCCGGCGATCCTCTATCTCGTCGCCACCGACGCCAGCATGGTGTCGATCGTGCTCTTCGCCGCGTGGAGCCTGGTGGTGACGGTCTCCGACGGATTGCTGAAGCCCCTGCTCCTGGGGCGCGGCTCGGACACTCCGGTGGTGGTGATCCTGATCGGCGCGATCGGGGGGCTGATCCTGCACGGACTGATCGGGCTGTTCGTCGGGGCGGTCGTCTTCTCCACCGGCCACCGGTTGTTCCGTCGCTGGATGGAGCCGCCCGCCGACCTCGTACTTTCCGTACCCCCAACACCGTAA
- a CDS encoding AsmA-like C-terminal region-containing protein encodes MTVRRKRILIALAIAASAVAAIVLAARAVVPSWLQGKVEEVASRALGRELRIGGPFDVSYSGTPTLTAGGITLANLPWGSEPSMIRVGRIRVVVDLASLGSGPVRILDLEVDDVRLLLEADGDGRGNWVFPMPPPPSAPRPGPPVLFDHVVVRGVAVVVRPRPDAAPVELGVEALEARLDPSSRMIDVEGKGRFDDLPWELAGRLGTYERLFEIRDVEQALTGRLGNSTLEVRGRIRDPLDLGAPDLEVGVAGPDIVAALGHLGLRSPLTGAFELRGRLTPVDDGVHVEATGSVAGVTAGARGVVNKLTTFEKLDLRVDAAGPNLAEAGAWIGVESLPSRPFALDGRLRREDGRFSVDDARLRAGPTSVAVSGVFGPPPRWIGTELEVHAEGRDLSELSGATRLRLPPGPFGADGRLSRRENGLAIESAALRFREARARASGVLGEPPGLSSLDLTGEAEGPDLSWFSGLAGVDLPARPFRVRGRVARDGDALALDAVEGRLGEDALSLNGRLVPVARLTGSDVTLRATGPDLAELAALAGIERAPAEAFDVRGRVRVATDGWDLEGVEGSVGRVTARLDGRVGASSSLRGSAHGPSLSDLAAWGVPGDLPADPFSVEGGLRVDGGVYRAEGVVANVGQDHAAFDGVLGSFPGLVGLDGEVKVSGPSLAGLARFFAAAERLPVEAYAVAGRVRRTSSGYALEGVFGKAGETAIRLDGTLGAGEADLRFDATGPDTSLLASLAGTPLPDGAFEAHGRVARRRAGLLCDEVTVALGEARARVSGTVGAPPDFEGTDLHVHASGPDLSAALGPVTGLPMLPTDAFEISLEVAGNAERFASNRFSARLGGSDLEGRVSMRLDGRPFVEADLRSGHIDVSALRSGFGVEPPNEESAPAAEPRRQVFSEAPLTLDALRKLDATLRLEVAELATEGLELRDVVVGGTLRDGALRVDGIRGVGVLGGRFTANLAMEPVGDRYRMSTTGRLDGGRLAPPGSKKTEEDTLPLDVEFDLRGEGRSLHDIAATANGHVLAVLGSGRLPNTLSSSLTSGVLRSLLDALNPFRKSSEHTDVECGVAAAFVTEGKAAVEPIAARTDKMTVVGRGKVDFETEKIDFTWTIKPRRGVGVSATSITNPYIKLGGTLAAPSLDAKPIEAAASTGAAVATAGITILVRGIYDRITAEKKVCVRALEKAREQMEARSFTPPD; translated from the coding sequence ATGACCGTGCGCCGCAAGCGGATCCTGATCGCGCTCGCCATCGCCGCATCGGCGGTCGCGGCGATCGTTCTCGCCGCGCGCGCCGTCGTTCCCTCGTGGCTGCAGGGGAAAGTCGAGGAGGTCGCGAGCCGCGCGCTCGGGCGCGAGCTGCGAATCGGCGGTCCGTTCGACGTGTCGTATTCGGGGACGCCGACGCTCACCGCGGGCGGCATCACGCTGGCCAACCTCCCGTGGGGCAGCGAGCCGTCGATGATCCGCGTGGGGCGTATCCGGGTCGTCGTCGACCTCGCGTCGCTCGGGTCGGGCCCCGTCAGGATCCTGGACCTCGAGGTCGACGACGTCCGGCTGCTCCTGGAGGCCGACGGCGATGGGCGCGGGAACTGGGTCTTCCCGATGCCTCCTCCTCCGAGCGCACCACGACCGGGGCCGCCGGTCCTCTTCGATCACGTCGTCGTTCGCGGTGTCGCGGTCGTCGTCCGACCGCGCCCCGACGCGGCGCCGGTGGAACTGGGGGTCGAGGCGCTGGAAGCCCGGCTCGACCCCTCGAGCCGGATGATCGACGTCGAGGGGAAGGGGCGCTTCGACGACCTCCCGTGGGAGCTCGCCGGGCGGCTCGGCACCTACGAGAGGCTGTTCGAGATCCGCGACGTCGAACAGGCGCTCACGGGGCGCCTCGGGAATTCGACGCTCGAGGTCCGGGGACGGATCCGGGATCCGCTCGACCTCGGGGCCCCCGACCTCGAGGTGGGCGTGGCCGGACCGGACATCGTGGCGGCCCTCGGGCACCTCGGTCTTCGATCGCCGCTGACCGGGGCGTTCGAGCTCCGGGGCCGGCTCACTCCGGTGGACGACGGCGTTCACGTCGAGGCGACGGGTTCCGTCGCGGGCGTCACGGCGGGCGCGCGCGGGGTCGTGAACAAGCTGACGACGTTCGAGAAACTCGACCTGCGCGTCGATGCCGCGGGACCGAACCTCGCCGAAGCCGGTGCGTGGATCGGCGTGGAGAGCCTCCCGTCGCGGCCCTTCGCGCTCGACGGTCGCCTGCGACGCGAGGACGGGCGGTTCTCCGTCGACGACGCGAGGCTGCGCGCGGGTCCGACTTCCGTCGCGGTTTCGGGAGTGTTCGGACCGCCGCCGCGCTGGATCGGCACCGAGCTCGAGGTCCACGCCGAGGGGCGGGACCTCTCGGAGCTGTCCGGCGCGACGCGCCTCCGGCTCCCTCCGGGGCCGTTCGGGGCGGACGGGCGACTTTCGCGCCGCGAGAACGGCCTCGCGATCGAGAGCGCGGCGTTGCGTTTCCGCGAAGCGCGGGCGCGGGCTTCCGGGGTCCTCGGCGAGCCGCCGGGGCTCTCGAGCCTCGACCTGACGGGAGAGGCCGAGGGCCCCGACCTCTCGTGGTTCTCCGGGCTCGCGGGCGTCGACCTGCCCGCGCGGCCGTTCCGTGTGCGCGGGCGTGTCGCCCGCGACGGCGACGCGCTCGCGCTCGACGCCGTCGAAGGGCGGCTGGGCGAGGACGCGCTGAGCCTGAACGGCCGGCTCGTGCCCGTGGCGCGGCTGACGGGGAGCGACGTGACCTTGCGCGCCACCGGCCCCGACCTCGCGGAGCTCGCCGCGCTCGCGGGGATCGAGCGCGCGCCCGCGGAGGCGTTCGACGTGCGAGGGCGCGTGCGCGTCGCGACGGACGGCTGGGACCTCGAGGGGGTCGAAGGTTCGGTGGGCCGGGTCACCGCGCGGCTGGACGGGCGCGTCGGCGCGTCGTCCTCGCTCCGGGGGAGCGCCCACGGTCCCTCGCTCTCCGACCTCGCGGCGTGGGGCGTGCCCGGGGACCTTCCCGCCGACCCGTTCTCCGTCGAGGGGGGGCTGCGCGTCGACGGGGGCGTCTATCGCGCCGAAGGGGTCGTCGCGAACGTGGGACAGGACCACGCGGCGTTCGATGGGGTGCTCGGATCCTTCCCCGGGCTCGTCGGACTCGACGGCGAGGTGAAGGTCTCGGGACCGAGTCTCGCCGGCCTCGCGCGTTTCTTCGCCGCCGCGGAACGGCTTCCCGTCGAAGCCTACGCGGTCGCGGGCCGGGTGCGCCGCACCTCCTCGGGGTACGCGCTGGAAGGGGTATTCGGCAAGGCGGGGGAGACGGCGATCCGGCTGGACGGGACCCTCGGCGCCGGAGAGGCCGACCTCCGCTTCGACGCCACGGGGCCGGACACCTCCCTGCTCGCCTCCCTCGCCGGAACCCCCCTCCCCGACGGCGCGTTCGAGGCCCACGGACGGGTCGCGCGTCGCCGGGCGGGGCTGCTCTGCGACGAGGTGACGGTCGCCCTCGGTGAGGCGCGGGCGCGGGTGTCGGGGACCGTCGGCGCGCCTCCCGATTTCGAAGGCACGGATCTTCACGTCCACGCCTCGGGACCGGACCTGTCGGCGGCGCTCGGTCCGGTCACGGGGCTCCCGATGCTGCCGACGGACGCGTTCGAGATCTCTCTGGAAGTCGCCGGCAACGCCGAGCGGTTCGCGTCGAATCGTTTCTCCGCGCGACTGGGCGGGAGCGATCTCGAAGGGCGGGTCTCCATGCGACTCGACGGGCGGCCGTTCGTCGAGGCGGACCTGCGCTCGGGGCACATCGACGTCTCCGCCCTCCGCTCCGGGTTCGGTGTCGAGCCTCCGAACGAGGAGTCGGCGCCCGCGGCGGAGCCGCGCCGGCAGGTGTTCTCGGAGGCGCCGTTGACGCTGGATGCCCTTCGCAAGCTCGACGCGACCCTCCGACTCGAGGTGGCGGAGCTGGCGACCGAAGGGCTCGAGCTTCGCGACGTCGTCGTGGGCGGCACGCTGCGCGACGGGGCGCTCCGGGTCGACGGCATCCGCGGCGTGGGTGTGCTCGGAGGCCGTTTCACCGCGAATCTCGCGATGGAGCCCGTGGGCGATCGCTACCGCATGTCGACGACGGGTCGCCTCGACGGGGGACGGCTCGCCCCGCCGGGCTCGAAGAAGACCGAGGAAGACACCCTCCCCCTCGACGTGGAATTCGACCTGCGGGGCGAGGGGAGGTCGCTCCACGACATCGCCGCGACCGCGAACGGCCACGTCCTGGCGGTCCTCGGCTCCGGGCGGCTCCCCAACACGCTCAGCAGCAGCCTGACCTCCGGCGTGCTGCGGAGCCTGCTCGACGCCCTCAACCCGTTCCGGAAGTCTTCAGAACACACCGACGTGGAGTGCGGCGTCGCGGCGGCGTTCGTGACGGAAGGCAAGGCGGCCGTCGAGCCGATCGCCGCACGCACCGACAAGATGACGGTGGTCGGCCGCGGCAAGGTCGACTTCGAGACCGAGAAGATCGACTTCACCTGGACGATCAAGCCGCGTCGGGGCGTCGGGGTCTCGGCGACGTCGATCACCAATCCCTACATCAAGCTCGGCGGGACCCTCGCCGCGCCAAGCCTCGACGCAAAGCCGATCGAGGCGGCCGCGTCCACCGGGGCCGCGGTCGCAACCGCGGGGATCACGATCCTGGTGCGGGGGATCTACGACCGGATCACGGCGGAGAAGAAAGTCTGCGTGAGGGCGCTCGAGAAGGCCCGGGAGCAGATGGAGGCGCGTAGTTTCACGCCGCCGGACTGA
- a CDS encoding ATP-binding protein: MPSLGSLLLAGLVAEGAIPPTAAMPVRDVVVLYSNGRLLPANIEVDRGLRDALPESASPRTEIYDEFLDRPRFAGEAHDETIAAYLRGKYASHPPDAIVAAGNEALEFVLSRRASVFPGVPVVHVGVGVTYLRSIPAPPDDVVGVSVDYDPVATLEAALRWHPTARRIVLVTGSSAADLEWEQRLRGAAPRFEGRATFEFLSGLPPEDLRRRLAALGTDAVVFTPGFFQDGAGRHYLPRDAARVVAAASGAPVYAPYNTFLGTGIVGGSMPSFEAMGRQAGRTVNEVLDGTPPASFASSGVMPQALNVDWRQVRRWGIDERRIPADAVVHFRTPTFLEEHRWQVVVAAAVFAIQAGLIALLLAERRRRRSSEAARQKQRFELAHASRLAVAGELTASIAHEINQPLGAILSNADTAELLLDSGGDRRDDLRQILADIRRDDLRASEVIRRLRTFLAKHDVERRPFALDEAVRDVASLLQPEARRRRVALDVHPVPDGLALTGDRVQFQQVLMNLALNAMDAAADAAEDRRTVVITVEADAGEVEVQVSDRGQGIAPEHLPRLFDSFFTTKRQGMGLGLAIARTLVEAHGGRIWAEHAPEGGAVFHVRLPAVTVRT; this comes from the coding sequence ATGCCGAGCCTGGGCAGTCTCCTCCTCGCGGGCCTCGTCGCCGAGGGCGCCATCCCGCCGACCGCCGCGATGCCGGTCCGCGACGTCGTCGTCCTGTATTCGAACGGCCGGCTTCTCCCCGCGAACATCGAGGTCGATCGGGGCCTGCGCGACGCCCTCCCCGAGTCGGCGAGCCCGCGGACCGAGATCTACGACGAGTTCCTCGACCGGCCGCGATTCGCCGGGGAGGCGCACGACGAAACGATCGCGGCCTACCTGCGAGGCAAGTACGCCTCGCATCCTCCCGATGCGATCGTGGCGGCGGGAAACGAGGCGCTCGAATTCGTCCTGAGCCGTCGCGCGTCGGTGTTTCCCGGCGTTCCGGTCGTTCACGTCGGGGTCGGTGTGACGTATCTGCGGTCGATCCCGGCTCCCCCCGACGATGTCGTCGGCGTGTCGGTCGATTACGACCCCGTCGCCACCCTCGAGGCGGCATTGCGATGGCACCCGACGGCCCGGCGGATCGTGCTGGTGACGGGTTCGTCGGCGGCGGACCTCGAGTGGGAGCAGCGGCTGCGCGGGGCCGCGCCGCGCTTCGAGGGCCGGGCGACGTTCGAGTTCCTCTCCGGATTACCCCCCGAGGATCTTCGCCGTCGGCTCGCCGCCCTGGGAACCGACGCGGTCGTGTTCACGCCGGGGTTCTTCCAGGACGGAGCCGGGCGCCATTACCTGCCGCGTGACGCCGCCAGGGTGGTCGCCGCCGCGTCGGGCGCTCCGGTCTACGCGCCCTACAACACCTTCCTCGGGACCGGGATCGTCGGTGGATCCATGCCGAGCTTCGAGGCGATGGGAAGGCAGGCCGGTCGCACGGTGAACGAGGTGCTCGACGGCACCCCACCCGCCTCGTTCGCGTCGTCGGGGGTGATGCCGCAGGCCTTGAACGTCGACTGGCGCCAGGTCCGGCGTTGGGGCATCGACGAACGGCGGATCCCGGCGGACGCCGTCGTCCATTTCAGGACACCGACGTTCCTGGAAGAGCACCGCTGGCAGGTTGTCGTCGCGGCGGCGGTGTTCGCGATCCAGGCCGGGCTGATCGCCCTGCTGCTCGCCGAGCGCCGCCGGCGGCGGTCGTCCGAGGCGGCCAGGCAGAAACAGCGCTTCGAGCTCGCGCACGCGTCGCGGCTCGCGGTCGCCGGGGAGCTGACCGCTTCGATCGCGCACGAGATCAACCAGCCGCTCGGCGCGATCCTGAGCAACGCCGACACCGCCGAGCTCCTCCTCGATTCCGGCGGAGACCGCCGCGACGACCTCCGCCAGATCCTGGCCGACATCCGGCGCGACGACCTGCGCGCCAGCGAGGTGATCCGGAGGCTGCGGACCTTCCTGGCGAAACACGACGTCGAACGGCGGCCGTTCGCGCTCGACGAAGCCGTGCGCGACGTGGCCTCGCTGCTCCAGCCGGAGGCGAGGCGGCGACGCGTCGCCCTCGACGTCCATCCCGTGCCCGACGGCCTCGCCCTGACCGGGGACCGCGTGCAGTTTCAGCAGGTCCTCATGAACCTGGCGCTCAACGCGATGGACGCGGCGGCCGACGCCGCGGAGGACCGGCGCACGGTCGTCATCACCGTCGAGGCCGACGCCGGCGAGGTCGAGGTCCAGGTGAGCGACCGGGGCCAGGGCATCGCCCCGGAGCACCTGCCCAGGCTCTTCGATTCGTTCTTCACGACCAAGCGCCAGGGGATGGGACTCGGGCTTGCGATCGCCCGCACGCTGGTCGAGGCCCACGGGGGCCGGATCTGGGCCGAGCACGCCCCCGAAGGCGGGGCGGTTTTTCACGTCCGACTCCCCGCGGTCACGGTTCGAACGTGA
- a CDS encoding response regulator, whose translation MNPTPLIHVVDDDEGLRTALLRLLAAAGFEARGYASPGDFLLHPLPDRPGCLLLDLRLPGPSGLELQDALKQRGVHLPVVFLTGHADVASGVRAMKAGAVDFLEKPVERQTLLEALRRALDREASAREARTLRERFASLTPREKDVLDLVVAGMLNKQIAAELGIAERTVKAVRAEVMAKLEAGSAAELGSLAERLRRRPED comes from the coding sequence GTGAATCCCACCCCGCTGATCCATGTCGTGGACGACGACGAGGGCCTTCGCACGGCGTTGCTGCGCCTGCTGGCGGCCGCCGGCTTCGAGGCGCGCGGATACGCCTCGCCGGGCGACTTCCTCCTGCATCCGCTGCCGGACCGCCCCGGCTGCCTCCTGCTCGACCTGCGCCTGCCGGGTCCTTCCGGGCTCGAGTTGCAGGACGCCCTGAAGCAGCGGGGTGTTCACCTTCCCGTCGTCTTCCTCACGGGCCATGCCGATGTGGCGTCCGGCGTCCGGGCGATGAAAGCCGGCGCGGTCGATTTCCTCGAGAAACCGGTCGAACGGCAGACCCTGCTCGAGGCGCTCCGGCGCGCGCTCGACCGTGAGGCGAGCGCGCGCGAAGCACGGACGCTTCGGGAGCGTTTCGCGTCGCTCACCCCCCGCGAGAAGGACGTGCTGGACCTCGTCGTCGCCGGCATGCTCAACAAGCAGATCGCCGCCGAACTGGGCATCGCCGAGCGGACCGTCAAGGCGGTGCGTGCGGAGGTGATGGCGAAACTCGAGGCCGGCTCCGCGGCCGAGCTCGGCAGCCTCGCCGAACGCCTCCGGCGGCGCCCCGAGGATTAG
- a CDS encoding response regulator, which yields MSPTPGLREAAGMAVPSGLRVLVVDDDDSVREAVERLLAAAGFESAAFLSAEALLATDFAVEATCVVSDLRLPGMSGLELLAALRSRGIESPLILITAHDAPGLRETALRCGASAYLAKPFRGTALLDAIRSNTAGSRRP from the coding sequence ATGAGTCCCACGCCCGGTCTGCGCGAAGCTGCCGGGATGGCGGTGCCGTCCGGTCTGAGGGTACTCGTCGTCGATGACGACGACAGCGTGCGGGAGGCCGTCGAGCGCCTGCTCGCCGCCGCCGGCTTCGAGTCCGCCGCGTTCTTATCCGCGGAGGCCTTGCTCGCCACCGACTTCGCCGTGGAAGCCACCTGCGTGGTCAGCGACCTGAGGCTCCCCGGGATGTCGGGACTCGAGCTGCTCGCCGCGCTTCGCTCGCGCGGCATCGAGTCCCCGCTGATCCTGATCACCGCCCACGACGCACCCGGGTTGCGCGAGACGGCGTTGCGTTGCGGGGCGTCCGCCTACCTTGCCAAACCGTTCCGCGGCACCGCGCTGCTGGACGCCATCCGTTCGAACACCGCGGGCTCACGTCGGCCCTGA
- a CDS encoding arylsulfatase — MGYRKRIMTGLLAAFALAASGVVPAQAQAKAKKPNILIIWGDDVGGFNISAYNQGVMGYKTPNIDSIGRQGALFTDWYGQQSCTAGRAAFITGQSPIRTGLTKVGLPGAPEGMKKEDPTIATLLKAQGYMTGQFGKNHLGDRDEMLPTAHGFDEFFGNLYHLNAEQEPEHPDYPKNPEFKKKFGPRGVIHSFADGRITDTGPLTIKRMETIDEEVNAKAIDFMERAKKADKPFFLWWNSTRMHIFTHLKKESEGKTGLGVYPDGMVEHDGHVGLILAKLKELGLDENTIVMYSTDNGAEAMSWPDGGTTMFRGEKNTNWEGGYRVPTLIRWPGVIKPGTIVNDIGSHEDMLPTLLAAAGDTTAKEDLLKGRKVGETTYKVHIDGYNLMPALAGQGAWPRREFLYWTDDGSVAALRYDQWKITFLKQEAHGLHVWMEPFVKLRAPMICNLRSDPFERAEYEGFGYNQWFTDHMFVIAPAGAYVGQWLQSFREFPPRQKPGSFNLDNVMEAVTAGARQ; from the coding sequence ATGGGGTACCGGAAGAGGATCATGACCGGGTTGCTTGCGGCATTCGCGCTGGCGGCGTCCGGCGTCGTGCCGGCGCAGGCGCAGGCGAAGGCCAAGAAACCGAACATTCTGATCATCTGGGGGGACGACGTCGGCGGCTTCAACATCAGCGCCTACAACCAGGGCGTGATGGGGTACAAGACGCCGAACATCGACAGCATCGGAAGGCAGGGAGCGCTGTTCACGGACTGGTACGGCCAGCAGAGCTGCACCGCCGGGCGCGCCGCGTTCATCACCGGGCAGTCGCCGATCCGGACCGGCCTCACCAAGGTCGGCCTTCCCGGCGCCCCCGAAGGGATGAAGAAGGAAGACCCCACGATCGCCACGCTGCTCAAGGCGCAGGGGTACATGACCGGTCAGTTCGGCAAGAACCACCTCGGCGACCGCGACGAGATGCTGCCGACCGCGCACGGGTTCGACGAGTTCTTCGGCAATCTCTACCACCTCAACGCGGAGCAGGAGCCGGAGCATCCGGACTACCCGAAGAATCCCGAGTTCAAGAAGAAGTTCGGCCCGCGCGGCGTCATCCACAGCTTCGCCGACGGCCGCATCACCGACACCGGCCCGCTCACGATCAAGCGCATGGAGACGATCGACGAGGAGGTCAACGCCAAGGCGATCGACTTCATGGAGCGCGCCAAGAAGGCGGACAAGCCGTTCTTCCTCTGGTGGAACTCCACCCGGATGCACATCTTCACGCACCTGAAGAAGGAGTCCGAGGGGAAGACCGGCCTCGGCGTCTACCCGGACGGCATGGTCGAGCACGACGGCCACGTCGGGTTGATCCTCGCCAAGCTCAAAGAGCTGGGGCTCGACGAGAACACCATCGTCATGTATTCGACCGACAACGGCGCGGAAGCGATGAGCTGGCCCGACGGCGGCACGACGATGTTCCGCGGCGAGAAGAACACCAACTGGGAGGGCGGCTATCGCGTCCCGACGCTGATCCGCTGGCCCGGCGTCATCAAGCCGGGCACGATCGTCAACGACATCGGCTCGCACGAGGACATGCTCCCGACGCTGCTCGCCGCCGCGGGCGACACCACCGCGAAGGAGGACCTCCTCAAGGGCCGCAAGGTCGGAGAGACCACCTACAAGGTCCACATCGACGGGTACAACCTCATGCCCGCGCTCGCGGGGCAGGGCGCGTGGCCGCGCCGCGAGTTCCTCTACTGGACCGACGACGGCAGCGTCGCGGCGCTGCGCTACGACCAGTGGAAGATCACCTTCCTCAAGCAGGAGGCGCATGGACTTCACGTCTGGATGGAGCCGTTCGTGAAGCTGCGCGCACCGATGATCTGCAACCTCCGCTCCGACCCCTTCGAACGCGCGGAGTACGAAGGGTTCGGCTACAACCAGTGGTTCACCGACCACATGTTCGTGATCGCTCCCGCGGGGGCGTACGTGGGGCAGTGGCTGCAGAGCTTCCGCGAGTTCCCGCCGAGGCAAAAGCCCGGGAGCTTCAACCTCGACAACGTCATGGAGGCGGTGACGGCCGGCGCCAGGCAGTAA